The genomic window ATTCCCAATGGACGCATAGACCTTATTTTTTCTAAAACGAAAGATAACCGCATCCAGGTTGCCTTGCTGGGGCTGGAAACACAGCCCAAATATCCGGACCAGGAATTTTCTGATTTCTGTTCGGTAAGCTTCAACCCGCTGGCCACCGAATATATTTTCGGATTTCCAATGGCGGGACTGATCAACAGCGGCATGCTGATGCCTGATGATTTCTGGGGATTCCAGGCTGAGGACCTGAATGATTTTGAAGGATTCTGCCAGAAAATGACTGAAAAAATAAAATCGCTACTGCCTGAGAACGTGGATGTACGGAAACGCCGATTATTCGAACTGATTTTCGCTTCAAACGGAGAAATTTCCATTGCTGAAATCTCTGAAAAAATTTCATGGAGCCAGCGCCAGATCAACCGCTATTTCAATCAGCAGTTTGGGCTTCCGCTGAAAAGCTATTGCAAGATCCTCCGGTTCCAGGCTTCTCTGTCTGACATTAAGAACGGCAACCTCTATCCGCAACTAAATTTTACTGACCAGTCCCACTTTATTAAAGAAATCACAAAATTTTCGGGTGTTTCCCCAAAAGAGCTGCATAAAAACGAAAACGGCCGATTTTTACAATTTTTAGTTTATGGCGAAAAGTAATTTTGTCGTCTAAATTTAAAAGATGATACTAGAAAATAAACAGGTGGCGATCATAGGCGGCGGTCCGGGCGGGCTTACGCTGGCCAGGCTTTTACAGATGAAAGGAGTTGACGTTACAGTCTATGAAAGGGATTTTAGCAGGGAAGCAAGAGTACAGGGTTCCCCACTCGATCTTCACGAAAATTCGGGGCTGGCTGCCATACGGAAAGCCGGACTGCTGGATGTATTTAAAAACAGCTACATGCCGGGAGCTGACCGCACAACGATCACAGACCGGCTGGCACAGGTGGTTTTTACTGATCATGAGACCGATAAAAATGAAGATTTCGGGCATGAATACTTCCGCCCCGAAATAGACCGCGGTACCTTACGAACGATTTTACTGGATTCCCTTCATCCCGGAACAGTAGTCTGGGACAGCCATTTCCTGTCTATGGAACCACAGGGCGAAGGCTGGCTGCTGCATTTTAAAGATCGTCCGGAAGTATATGCCGATCTTGTTATCGGTGCTGATGGAGCCCGTTCGAAAATCAGGCCTTCCATTACCGGGATTAATGCATTTTACTCAGGTGTTACAATGCTTGAAGGCAATATTTATGAAGCGGACAAGCGCGTTCCGGAAATTACCGATTTGCTGCGTGGCGGTAAATTAATGGCCTTTAATGACGAAAAAGCCATCCTGATGGGACAGAAAGCGAATGGAGAAATCGGATTTTATGCAAGCTTTAAGACCGGAGAGCACTGGATCACCGAAAGCCAAATTGATTTTTCTGACAACCGGCAGGTATTGGAATGGTTTAAAAACGAATATAAAGGATGGAGCGACACCTGGTATTCGTTATTTGAAAATACTTCTCTTCCGTTTATCCCGAGGCCGATTTACTGTATGCCGTTGGATCAGGATTGGGAAGCACTTTCCAATGCCACCATTATCGGTGATGCAGCGCACGTTATGCCGCCTTTTGCAGGAGAGGGAGTCAACATGGCCATGCTCGATGCCCTGGAACTGAGCGAGAATCTGACAAGTGACCGTTATCTTTCGATGCCAGATGCCATTTCAACTTACGAAAACATAATGCGGAAAAGAGCTTCCGATGCGGCTAAAGAATCGTTAAAAAACGGAGAAAAAATGCACAGTGAAAATGCTTTGTCGGACATGACCCGTTTTTTCAGCGGATTGTAGAAAATAAATATGGACTTTTCTATTTTGATAAATACCCAATAATAAGGGCACCGGTTAATATAAATCGGTGCCCTTTCTGAATGGCTCTTACAGCCATTATCATGTTTATTTTTTAC from Chryseobacterium sp. SORGH_AS_0447 includes these protein-coding regions:
- a CDS encoding AraC family transcriptional regulator; this translates as MQPTLDFKLIQPDDSLRDFVCCFSSMHHFSHTHEAVVIPNGRIDLIFSKTKDNRIQVALLGLETQPKYPDQEFSDFCSVSFNPLATEYIFGFPMAGLINSGMLMPDDFWGFQAEDLNDFEGFCQKMTEKIKSLLPENVDVRKRRLFELIFASNGEISIAEISEKISWSQRQINRYFNQQFGLPLKSYCKILRFQASLSDIKNGNLYPQLNFTDQSHFIKEITKFSGVSPKELHKNENGRFLQFLVYGEK
- a CDS encoding NAD(P)/FAD-dependent oxidoreductase translates to MILENKQVAIIGGGPGGLTLARLLQMKGVDVTVYERDFSREARVQGSPLDLHENSGLAAIRKAGLLDVFKNSYMPGADRTTITDRLAQVVFTDHETDKNEDFGHEYFRPEIDRGTLRTILLDSLHPGTVVWDSHFLSMEPQGEGWLLHFKDRPEVYADLVIGADGARSKIRPSITGINAFYSGVTMLEGNIYEADKRVPEITDLLRGGKLMAFNDEKAILMGQKANGEIGFYASFKTGEHWITESQIDFSDNRQVLEWFKNEYKGWSDTWYSLFENTSLPFIPRPIYCMPLDQDWEALSNATIIGDAAHVMPPFAGEGVNMAMLDALELSENLTSDRYLSMPDAISTYENIMRKRASDAAKESLKNGEKMHSENALSDMTRFFSGL